The following are from one region of the Acidobacteriota bacterium genome:
- a CDS encoding efflux RND transporter permease subunit produces MSLPEFAIRKPVSIIVAMLIFTTIGLISIFRLPLEMMPDTSFPGLMVQVPYPSSSPEDVERTITRPLEDVLATVNNLDSLSSTSSSSSAMIHLQFKTGTNMDMASMQIRDKIDQVRSTLPSDIENIRIRRFSMNDRPVINFSVSLPGSLDDLYFWAENYILHEVERIEGVANVDIRGIRNKVLNIYLKPEVFYSSSIRINDLINTLRNNNINISAGFIEEGPMRYMARIPGELKILEDVQALPVNTQGLTIGDVARVSYDYPPKENFDRLDGKETVQFQIYRASNANIVDVCRAVRETMGRIGDGEPALRDITIIFSRDQSEDILKSLRDLAVSGVIGGIMAVLILLFFLRKWRSTAIIMVAIPMAMVFTFSLMYLARSVFGANITINIISLSGLMLAVGMLVDNSVVVLENIFRLRQEKKMTPMEASRKGASEVATAVTASTMSTLVVFVSLSFLSQSGFGRFMKDFAMTMSMALIASLLVALSFIPLAGSRFLKGKAREKAPWLVKLTRVYEKVVSFSISNWKSKLLIVVLAVGIFLISFAMLRSIEQEFMFTSDEREVNISVLMPRSFTLEDMQGLFQRIEDTLIPRKEELAVKHVSTDFGIRNLRQGEYRGRIELALEDKGMSVAEIRDQVTALLPRRAGVRYEHGQRFGRGGMGGRGMTVELIGMDFTLLTELAPGVMDRLRTIPIVEEVTSDLEGGDTQLMIEVDRKKAENIGVDSRMIAQTISSSLSDRAVGKFKADNREIDIILKIQGADGFDEQDLRNISLRTGDKPVPISAISDITYRMGSTSIRKENKKSKLQIYVNSRAQGMVGISEEIRRVMDTIDLPEGYSWALGGGWRRFQESQGESTLAIVLALLFIYIIMSSLFESFVHPFTILLIIPPALFGVAVLFILTKITLNTTSYLGLLTLFGIVVNNGIILIHHIRGLRISGLAKNEAIIQGGKDRLRPIIMTAFTTIFGVLPLALPYMLPQFFQATGRRAEMWAPISVAIVGGLMTSTFFTLIFLPTFYSIADSVTARVKAFLGLKSATY; encoded by the coding sequence ATGAGCCTCCCGGAATTCGCCATCCGCAAACCCGTGTCCATCATTGTGGCCATGCTGATCTTCACCACGATCGGCCTGATCTCCATTTTCCGCCTTCCCCTGGAAATGATGCCGGACACGTCGTTTCCGGGACTCATGGTCCAGGTCCCCTATCCGTCGTCATCGCCGGAGGACGTCGAGCGGACGATCACCCGGCCTCTCGAGGATGTCCTGGCCACCGTCAATAATCTGGACAGTCTCAGTTCCACGTCCTCGTCCTCGTCGGCCATGATCCACCTCCAGTTCAAGACCGGAACCAACATGGACATGGCCTCGATGCAGATCCGGGACAAGATCGACCAGGTCCGCTCGACCCTGCCCTCGGACATCGAAAACATCCGGATCCGCCGGTTCTCCATGAACGACCGCCCGGTCATCAATTTCAGCGTGTCCCTGCCCGGGAGTCTCGACGACCTGTATTTCTGGGCGGAAAATTACATCCTTCATGAGGTGGAGCGGATCGAGGGCGTCGCCAATGTCGACATCCGGGGAATCCGGAACAAGGTCCTGAACATCTACCTCAAACCCGAGGTGTTCTACTCGTCCTCCATCCGCATCAACGATCTCATCAACACCCTCCGCAATAACAATATCAACATTTCCGCCGGATTCATCGAAGAGGGGCCCATGCGCTACATGGCCCGGATTCCCGGCGAACTCAAGATCCTTGAGGATGTTCAGGCTCTGCCCGTCAATACTCAGGGGTTGACGATCGGCGACGTCGCCCGCGTCAGCTACGACTATCCGCCCAAGGAGAACTTCGATCGGCTCGACGGCAAGGAAACCGTCCAGTTCCAGATCTACCGGGCATCGAACGCCAATATTGTGGACGTCTGCCGCGCGGTCCGGGAAACCATGGGCCGGATCGGAGACGGGGAACCCGCACTCCGCGACATCACGATCATTTTCTCCCGTGACCAATCCGAGGACATTTTAAAGAGCCTGCGTGACCTGGCCGTTTCCGGAGTGATCGGCGGGATCATGGCCGTTCTCATCCTTCTGTTTTTTCTCAGGAAATGGCGGTCCACGGCCATCATCATGGTCGCCATCCCCATGGCCATGGTCTTCACCTTCAGCCTGATGTATCTGGCCCGGAGCGTCTTCGGCGCCAACATCACGATCAACATCATCTCCCTGAGCGGGCTGATGCTGGCCGTGGGCATGCTGGTGGACAACTCCGTCGTCGTTTTGGAAAACATCTTCCGCCTGCGACAGGAAAAGAAAATGACACCGATGGAGGCCTCCCGGAAGGGCGCCTCCGAGGTGGCGACGGCCGTGACGGCGTCCACGATGTCGACGCTCGTCGTCTTCGTCTCCCTGAGCTTTCTGTCCCAATCGGGCTTCGGGCGGTTCATGAAGGACTTCGCCATGACCATGTCCATGGCTCTCATCGCCTCTCTTCTTGTCGCCCTGTCCTTCATCCCCCTGGCCGGAAGCCGGTTTCTCAAGGGCAAGGCGCGGGAGAAGGCGCCCTGGCTTGTCAAATTGACGCGGGTTTACGAAAAAGTCGTGAGCTTCTCCATCAGCAACTGGAAAAGCAAGCTGCTTATCGTCGTCCTGGCCGTGGGGATTTTCCTGATTTCCTTCGCGATGCTGAGAAGCATCGAGCAGGAATTCATGTTCACGAGCGACGAACGGGAGGTGAACATCTCGGTCTTGATGCCCCGGAGCTTCACCCTCGAAGATATGCAGGGTCTCTTTCAGCGCATCGAGGACACTCTCATTCCGAGGAAAGAGGAACTGGCCGTGAAGCATGTCTCGACGGATTTCGGAATCCGCAACCTGAGGCAAGGGGAATACCGGGGCCGGATTGAGCTGGCTTTGGAAGACAAGGGCATGTCGGTGGCCGAGATCCGGGATCAGGTCACCGCTCTCCTGCCGCGCCGGGCCGGGGTCCGCTACGAACACGGCCAGCGTTTCGGCCGGGGCGGCATGGGCGGCCGGGGCATGACGGTCGAACTCATCGGCATGGATTTTACGCTCCTCACCGAACTCGCCCCCGGAGTCATGGACCGGTTGCGGACCATCCCCATCGTCGAGGAGGTCACGTCGGATCTCGAAGGCGGGGACACCCAGCTCATGATCGAGGTCGACAGGAAAAAGGCCGAAAACATCGGTGTCGACAGCCGCATGATCGCCCAGACGATCTCCTCCTCGCTCTCCGACCGGGCCGTGGGCAAGTTCAAGGCCGACAACCGCGAGATCGACATCATCCTGAAAATCCAGGGCGCCGACGGGTTCGACGAGCAGGACCTCCGAAACATCAGTCTCCGGACAGGCGACAAACCCGTCCCCATATCCGCGATCTCCGACATCACTTACCGCATGGGATCGACCTCGATCCGCAAGGAAAACAAGAAGTCCAAACTCCAGATCTACGTCAATTCGCGGGCCCAGGGCATGGTGGGCATCTCGGAGGAGATTCGCAGGGTCATGGACACGATCGATCTTCCGGAAGGCTACAGTTGGGCGCTCGGAGGCGGCTGGCGGCGCTTCCAGGAATCGCAGGGGGAATCGACCCTGGCCATCGTGCTCGCCCTGCTCTTCATCTACATCATCATGTCGTCGCTGTTCGAGTCCTTCGTTCATCCGTTCACGATTCTGCTGATTATTCCGCCGGCGCTGTTCGGTGTGGCCGTGCTGTTTATTCTCACCAAGATCACGCTGAATACGACGTCATATCTGGGACTTCTGACGCTCTTCGGGATCGTCGTCAACAACGGCATTATCCTCATCCATCACATCCGCGGACTGAGAATCTCGGGGCTGGCCAAAAACGAGGCCATCATCCAGGGCGGGAAGGACCGCCTGCGGCCGATCATCATGACGGCCTTTACGACGATCTTCGGCGTCCTGCCGCTCGCGCTCCCCTACATGCTGCCGCAATTCTTCCAGGCCACCGGACGGCGGGCCGAGATGTGGGCGCCGATCTCCGTGGCCATCGTCGGCGGGCTCATGACCTCGACGTTCTTCACCCTCATCTTCCTGCCGACGTTCTACTCCATCGCCGATTCGGTGACAGCGCGAGTCAAGGCCTTTCTGGGACTCAAAAGCGCCACATATTAG
- a CDS encoding efflux RND transporter permease subunit, producing the protein MKIVHFSLRRPVSVFMFTVAAVIFGFIAYSRLNLNLLPDISYPTLTIRTEYPGTAPSEIENIISKPIEETCGVVDNVVRISSVSRAEMSEVTVEFAWHTNMDFATLKLREKLDLIRLPQGATKPVILRYDPNQEPIIKLGITGGTDLAHVRFIAERELKQALESIEGVAACTISGGLEDEIHIDLDEQKLSLLNLPISTVANRLAQENVNLSAGILKQQDSQYLVRTVNQFKTVEEIRDIIIDRRGDVLVTLGSVAEVFRGYKERKVISRIDGEECIEAAIYRAADANTVSVANAVADRLKTVQAGILGPRGMNHTVITNQSKFIRNTIEEVKSTALYGGILAVLVLLYFLKNARSTLIIGAAIPVSVIITFFLMFSAKISLNIISLGGLALGIGMLVDNSIVVLEAIQRYREKGANAFDAAMKGTTEVAGAVTASTFTTVAVFFPIVFVEGIAGQLFKDMALTVTFSLLASLVVSLTLVPMLSASMRRENPREILSGVLKFVFRPVDKVYDRVFDAYKKLQEASFRRRRVIFAAVAAAFLLAVVGVRFMGQELIPTISQGEFLINVEFQPGTSLRENAAVSAEISEQLAAYEEIESVYELVGKGSRGGISFQEELENLTEFTVRLKPGILGKQEDRIMDRVRAGLERFPTTEIKVYKPRLFSFKAPLEVVVSGNDLDAIKRVSDDLLARLRNVPGLIDLKSSMEEGYPEIQILFNRAVLAAQNMTINSVGAQIRNKIEGEVATRFIESDREVDIRVRLTETQRDRIDKISRITVRNGLGVMTPLRSLAEIRIVEGPAEIRRILQQKAAVITGNLSGISLDDAKPIVMAAQADLEKPADTSVYLAGQSLEQDVAFSSMIFAIALAVFLVYLVMASQFESFKKPLIIMFTIPLGIIGVVAVGLVFGMSINVIVLIGLIILAGIIVNNAIVLVDYTGRLQDEGLSKAEAIRTAAQVRWRPILMTSITTILALLPMALDRNEGFEIRIPLALTLIGGLTFGTFLTLVFIPLVYHYVVREKSDESESRLMRLMKRVKKSLAVDRRKAQES; encoded by the coding sequence ATGAAAATCGTCCATTTTTCGCTTCGCCGTCCGGTATCGGTGTTCATGTTCACCGTCGCCGCGGTCATTTTCGGATTTATCGCCTACTCCCGTTTGAATCTGAACCTGCTGCCCGATATCTCCTACCCGACCCTGACCATCCGCACGGAATACCCGGGAACCGCGCCCTCCGAAATCGAAAACATCATCTCCAAGCCCATCGAGGAAACCTGCGGCGTCGTGGACAACGTCGTCCGCATCTCGTCGGTCTCCCGGGCCGAAATGTCCGAAGTCACGGTCGAATTCGCCTGGCACACCAACATGGATTTCGCGACCCTCAAGCTCCGCGAAAAACTCGATCTCATCCGCCTCCCCCAGGGCGCCACGAAACCCGTCATCCTTCGCTACGATCCCAACCAGGAACCCATCATAAAGCTGGGGATCACCGGAGGAACGGATCTCGCCCACGTCCGCTTCATCGCCGAGCGCGAGCTCAAACAGGCTCTGGAGAGCATCGAAGGCGTGGCCGCCTGCACGATCTCCGGCGGACTCGAGGACGAGATCCACATCGACCTCGACGAGCAGAAACTCAGTCTTCTGAACCTGCCGATATCGACCGTGGCCAACCGCCTGGCCCAGGAAAACGTCAACCTCTCGGCCGGGATCCTGAAACAGCAGGACAGCCAGTACCTTGTCCGGACGGTCAACCAATTCAAAACCGTCGAGGAGATCCGGGACATCATCATCGACCGGCGTGGCGACGTTCTGGTTACGCTGGGCAGCGTGGCCGAAGTCTTCCGCGGCTATAAGGAACGCAAGGTCATCTCCCGGATCGACGGCGAGGAATGCATCGAGGCGGCGATTTACCGGGCGGCCGACGCCAACACGGTGTCCGTGGCCAATGCCGTCGCCGATCGGTTGAAGACCGTTCAGGCCGGAATCCTGGGTCCGCGCGGCATGAATCACACCGTTATCACCAACCAGTCGAAGTTCATCCGCAACACCATCGAGGAGGTGAAAAGTACGGCCCTCTACGGCGGCATTCTGGCCGTTCTCGTCCTCCTCTATTTTCTGAAGAACGCCCGCAGCACCCTGATCATCGGCGCGGCCATCCCCGTCTCCGTCATCATCACGTTTTTCCTGATGTTTTCGGCCAAGATCTCCCTGAACATCATCTCGCTCGGAGGCCTGGCTCTGGGGATCGGCATGCTTGTCGACAACTCCATCGTCGTCCTGGAGGCCATCCAGCGATACCGGGAAAAGGGCGCGAACGCGTTCGATGCCGCCATGAAGGGAACGACCGAGGTGGCCGGGGCGGTGACCGCCTCGACATTCACCACCGTGGCGGTGTTTTTTCCCATCGTCTTCGTCGAGGGGATCGCGGGACAGCTTTTCAAGGACATGGCCCTGACCGTCACCTTCTCTCTCCTGGCCTCTCTTGTCGTATCGTTGACGCTCGTTCCCATGCTCAGCGCGTCCATGCGGCGCGAGAATCCGCGGGAGATCCTGTCGGGTGTCCTGAAGTTCGTCTTCAGGCCCGTGGACAAGGTTTATGACCGGGTCTTCGATGCTTACAAAAAGCTTCAGGAAGCCTCTTTCCGGCGGCGGCGGGTCATTTTCGCCGCCGTGGCCGCCGCTTTCCTTCTGGCCGTCGTCGGCGTCCGTTTCATGGGTCAGGAGCTGATTCCCACGATTTCTCAGGGAGAATTTCTGATCAACGTCGAGTTTCAGCCGGGAACCTCTCTCCGGGAAAACGCCGCCGTTTCCGCCGAAATTTCCGAACAGCTCGCGGCTTATGAAGAAATCGAAAGCGTCTACGAACTCGTCGGCAAGGGATCGCGGGGCGGGATTTCCTTCCAGGAGGAACTCGAAAACCTGACGGAATTCACCGTCCGCCTCAAGCCGGGAATTCTCGGCAAACAGGAAGACCGGATCATGGACCGGGTCCGGGCCGGCCTCGAACGGTTCCCCACGACCGAGATCAAAGTCTACAAGCCCCGGCTGTTTTCCTTCAAGGCGCCGCTCGAAGTCGTCGTTTCGGGCAACGACCTCGACGCCATCAAACGCGTCTCCGATGACCTTTTGGCCCGGCTGCGGAATGTCCCCGGCCTCATCGACCTCAAGTCCTCCATGGAGGAGGGTTACCCGGAGATCCAGATCCTTTTCAACCGGGCCGTCCTGGCCGCCCAGAACATGACCATCAATTCCGTCGGCGCCCAGATCCGAAACAAGATCGAGGGCGAAGTGGCCACGCGGTTCATCGAGAGCGACCGGGAGGTCGACATCCGTGTTCGACTGACGGAGACCCAGCGGGACCGCATCGACAAAATCAGCCGGATCACGGTCCGGAACGGTCTGGGCGTGATGACGCCTCTCCGGTCCCTGGCCGAGATCCGGATCGTGGAGGGCCCGGCCGAGATCCGGCGCATCCTCCAACAGAAAGCAGCCGTCATCACCGGAAATCTTTCGGGGATTTCCCTCGATGACGCCAAGCCGATTGTCATGGCCGCCCAGGCGGACCTCGAAAAACCGGCCGACACATCGGTCTATCTGGCCGGCCAAAGCCTGGAGCAGGACGTGGCCTTTTCCTCGATGATCTTCGCCATCGCTTTGGCCGTCTTTCTCGTCTATCTGGTCATGGCCAGCCAGTTTGAATCCTTCAAGAAACCCCTGATCATCATGTTCACGATCCCGCTCGGCATCATCGGCGTCGTGGCCGTCGGACTGGTTTTCGGCATGTCCATCAATGTCATCGTGCTCATCGGATTGATCATCCTGGCCGGAATCATCGTCAACAATGCCATCGTTCTTGTCGACTACACCGGCCGGCTTCAGGATGAGGGGCTGTCCAAGGCGGAGGCCATCCGAACCGCCGCCCAGGTCCGCTGGCGTCCCATTCTCATGACGTCGATCACAACGATCCTGGCCCTTCTGCCCATGGCCCTGGACCGGAACGAGGGGTTCGAGATCCGGATTCCCCTGGCCCTGACCCTGATCGGCGGTCTGACCTTCGGCACCTTCCTCACCCTGGTTTTCATCCCGCTTGTCTACCACTACGTGGTTCGCGAAAAGAGCGATGAGTCGGAAAGCCGGCTCATGCGCCTCATGAAACGTGTCAAAAAGAGCCTCGCCGTCGACCGGAGGAAAGCGCAGGAATCATGA
- a CDS encoding efflux RND transporter periplasmic adaptor subunit, translated as MKKNFILILTALTALAWACSGSGDPRPDPASQVPAKVQTDKSAPEEATAQKTRPDAAVRPGMKMPGGGEQAVPVNVMRVPRKSLRSYLVLNGIVEPSRKIQVFSRLPAYVRQLVREEGDYVRENEVLAVLDDIEVRISYEQARIALDQAQVSLDEAEKNYERSRTLVERNLISEQEFQAQEAQFKQRQFELRTRQENYKNLELQLGWTRLRAPSEGFITERLVEVGGRVNANQQVFTIEDFKPLLVRVFVPTTDAVQLKTGLPAGVSAGEVLPGTAFTGEVKLINPRIDTQTGTIKVTVEVFDETLRLKPGMFVEVRISIGDKADVLAIPRRALLFRQNKIYAFVVDGKRAVQREIQIGLMEEDEVEVTDGLVEGDVIVTVGVDGLKDGQAIEVIR; from the coding sequence ATGAAAAAAAACTTCATTCTCATCCTGACGGCTCTCACCGCTCTGGCCTGGGCCTGCAGCGGGAGCGGCGACCCCCGTCCTGATCCGGCCTCCCAGGTCCCTGCGAAAGTCCAGACCGATAAGTCCGCGCCTGAAGAGGCTACGGCCCAAAAAACACGGCCCGATGCGGCCGTCCGCCCCGGCATGAAAATGCCGGGCGGCGGAGAACAGGCCGTCCCCGTGAACGTCATGCGCGTCCCGCGAAAAAGCCTCAGATCTTATCTCGTTCTGAACGGCATCGTCGAACCGTCTCGCAAAATCCAGGTTTTCTCCCGCCTCCCCGCCTATGTCCGGCAGCTCGTCCGGGAGGAAGGCGATTACGTCCGGGAAAACGAAGTCTTGGCCGTCCTGGACGACATCGAAGTCCGAATCAGTTACGAGCAGGCCCGGATCGCCCTCGACCAGGCTCAGGTCAGCCTGGATGAGGCCGAAAAGAACTACGAGCGGAGCCGGACCCTGGTCGAAAGAAACCTGATTTCCGAACAGGAATTCCAGGCCCAGGAAGCCCAATTCAAGCAGAGACAGTTCGAACTCCGGACCCGCCAGGAAAACTACAAAAACCTGGAGCTTCAACTGGGCTGGACCCGGCTCCGCGCCCCGTCCGAAGGCTTCATCACGGAACGCTTGGTCGAGGTCGGCGGCCGCGTCAACGCCAACCAGCAGGTCTTCACCATCGAGGACTTCAAGCCTCTTCTCGTCCGTGTTTTCGTCCCCACAACGGATGCCGTGCAGCTCAAGACCGGCCTGCCCGCCGGTGTCAGCGCAGGCGAGGTTCTTCCCGGCACGGCTTTCACGGGCGAAGTCAAGCTGATCAACCCCCGGATCGACACCCAGACAGGGACGATCAAGGTCACGGTCGAGGTTTTCGATGAAACGTTGCGCCTCAAGCCGGGCATGTTCGTTGAAGTCCGCATTTCGATCGGCGACAAGGCCGATGTTCTGGCCATCCCCCGCCGCGCCCTCCTTTTCCGCCAGAACAAGATTTACGCCTTCGTCGTTGACGGAAAAAGAGCCGTCCAACGAGAAATCCAAATCGGCCTGATGGAAGAGGACGAGGTCGAGGTGACGGACGGACTGGTCGAGGGCGACGTCATCGTCACCGTCGGTGTCGACGGGCTCAAAGACGGCCAGGCGATCGAAGTCATCCGATGA
- a CDS encoding glycosyltransferase family 2 protein, translating into MKISAVLITLNEEKRLEPALRSLRDVADEIIVVDSGSKDGTVRLAKNYTSRVFERAWAGYADQKNYANGLASHPWILSLDADERLSPELRREILDLKPVDPACSAFSMPRRVHYLGKWIRHSGWYPDRKIRLFRMDKARWDGAFVHESLVVSGEVRKLKGDIHHFTYRGIDDHVARINRFSELGAQKLYAARKKSRSGHLVFLPAARFLKSYILKLGFLDGFPGFVIAVLNGYAVFIRYAKLREIWKKGERIEPFPY; encoded by the coding sequence GTGAAAATCTCGGCGGTCCTCATCACGCTGAACGAGGAAAAACGTCTTGAACCGGCCCTGAGAAGTCTTCGCGATGTCGCCGATGAAATCATCGTCGTCGACAGCGGCAGCAAGGACGGCACGGTCCGCCTGGCCAAGAACTACACCTCCCGCGTTTTCGAACGCGCCTGGGCCGGCTACGCCGACCAGAAAAACTACGCCAACGGTCTGGCCTCTCATCCCTGGATCCTTTCCCTCGACGCCGACGAGAGGTTGTCTCCGGAGCTTCGCCGGGAAATTCTGGACCTTAAGCCGGTGGATCCGGCCTGCAGCGCATTCTCCATGCCTCGGCGCGTCCATTATCTGGGGAAATGGATCCGTCATTCGGGCTGGTATCCGGACCGCAAAATCCGCCTCTTCAGGATGGACAAGGCCCGATGGGACGGTGCTTTCGTCCATGAGAGCCTGGTCGTCTCGGGCGAAGTCCGCAAACTCAAAGGCGACATCCACCATTTCACCTACCGGGGCATCGACGACCATGTCGCCCGCATCAACCGCTTTTCCGAACTCGGCGCCCAGAAGCTCTATGCCGCCCGGAAAAAAAGCCGTTCCGGCCACCTGGTCTTTCTTCCGGCCGCCCGGTTTTTGAAATCCTACATTCTCAAACTCGGATTTCTCGACGGTTTCCCCGGCTTCGTCATCGCCGTTCTCAACGGCTATGCGGTTTTCATCCGCTATGCCAAGCTGCGCGAGATCTGGAAAAAGGGAGAGCGCATTGAGCCTTTTCCATATTGA
- a CDS encoding glycosyltransferase: protein MSLFHIDAGREWRGGQRQVLFLARELAARNLDFRLVVQPGSPLHDKAEAEDLPVLPVKMRSEFDLAAVLRLAWAMKRQGCVLAHCHDAHGLAVGKASARLAGVPLRVVSRRVDFPLRSRRKYIKNIDAVIAISEEVKRVCLEGGVPDSLIEVVPSGIDFTPFRDVKDRDFLRREFGFAAEDYLAGIVAQLEDHKGHRYLIEAAGFLKECAPHIKIIVVGEGSLRMELDRRARELAVGDMVYFLGFREDVPRILASLDLFVLSSHMEGLGTSLMDAMACRLPIVATQAGGIPEIVIHRKTGLLVPPRDPDTLAQAILKLYLDRSLAGRLAQAGYDLVHRKFSAESMARKIIEIYERLAAQKGVRLAETREKD, encoded by the coding sequence TTGAGCCTTTTCCATATTGACGCCGGCCGGGAATGGCGGGGCGGACAGCGGCAGGTCCTTTTTCTGGCCCGGGAACTGGCTGCGAGGAACCTCGATTTCCGGCTGGTCGTTCAGCCCGGCTCTCCTCTTCACGACAAGGCGGAGGCCGAAGATCTTCCCGTGCTCCCCGTGAAGATGCGGAGCGAGTTCGATCTTGCGGCCGTCCTGCGCCTGGCCTGGGCCATGAAGAGGCAGGGTTGTGTCCTGGCCCATTGTCATGACGCTCACGGCCTGGCCGTCGGCAAAGCGTCCGCTCGTCTGGCCGGTGTGCCTCTCCGGGTGGTGTCGCGCAGGGTGGATTTTCCTTTGAGATCGCGGCGCAAGTACATCAAGAACATCGATGCCGTGATCGCCATCTCCGAAGAAGTGAAACGCGTGTGCCTCGAAGGCGGCGTTCCGGATTCTCTTATCGAGGTTGTCCCTTCGGGAATCGACTTCACGCCGTTTCGGGATGTCAAGGATCGGGATTTTCTGAGGCGGGAGTTCGGATTCGCGGCCGAGGATTATTTGGCCGGAATCGTCGCCCAGCTCGAGGACCACAAGGGTCACCGCTATCTCATCGAAGCGGCGGGTTTTCTCAAGGAATGTGCGCCGCATATCAAAATCATCGTTGTCGGGGAGGGATCCCTGAGAATGGAGCTCGATCGCCGGGCCCGGGAACTCGCTGTCGGGGACATGGTCTATTTCCTCGGGTTCCGCGAGGATGTCCCCCGGATTCTGGCTTCCCTCGACCTGTTTGTTCTCTCCTCGCACATGGAAGGTCTGGGGACTTCGCTCATGGATGCCATGGCCTGCCGCCTGCCCATTGTCGCCACTCAAGCGGGAGGGATTCCCGAGATCGTCATCCACCGGAAAACGGGGCTGCTTGTTCCTCCCCGCGACCCGGACACCTTGGCCCAGGCGATTTTGAAGCTGTATCTCGACCGGTCCCTGGCCGGCCGCCTGGCCCAGGCGGGATACGACCTGGTTCACCGGAAGTTTTCGGCCGAGTCCATGGCCCGGAAGATCATCGAGATTTATGAACGCCTGGCCGCTCAGAAAGGAGTCCGCCTTGCCGAGACCCGGGAAAAGGATTAG
- a CDS encoding GNAT family N-acetyltransferase encodes MPRPGKRIRVRPLETFEDFHKLLPIQKAVWGHADIDLTPVHQFCVSSHLGAMILGVFLGRDLAGFVYSFPGIHNGTVCQHSHLLAVLPEHQGFGLGKCLKWAQREEAIRRGFDLITWTFDPLKTRNARLNLQTLGAGSRTYLHNFYGLTPALCPGPGIPTDRLFVEWRIRGRRVRALAGKGATKREPDPLPFPKALERKAKPEAGSDLFAPRRPSLDIDAPAILVEVPRDIRAAGAPPDLIARWQSALRRVMTRYFARGFYTGGFHFGDRCFYVLRRSPKF; translated from the coding sequence TTGCCGAGACCCGGGAAAAGGATTAGAGTCCGCCCCCTCGAAACCTTCGAGGATTTTCATAAACTCCTTCCCATTCAGAAAGCGGTCTGGGGCCATGCGGACATCGACCTGACGCCCGTCCACCAATTCTGCGTGTCGTCGCATCTGGGCGCCATGATCCTCGGCGTATTCCTGGGCCGGGATCTCGCGGGATTCGTCTATTCCTTCCCGGGGATCCACAACGGAACGGTTTGTCAGCATTCCCATCTTCTGGCCGTCCTTCCCGAACACCAGGGATTCGGTCTCGGGAAATGTCTCAAATGGGCCCAGCGCGAAGAAGCGATCCGGCGCGGTTTCGATCTCATCACCTGGACCTTCGATCCTTTGAAAACGCGAAATGCCCGGCTCAACCTGCAGACTCTGGGTGCCGGGTCTCGGACCTATCTCCACAATTTTTACGGTCTGACGCCGGCTCTCTGCCCAGGACCCGGCATTCCGACCGACCGCCTCTTTGTGGAATGGCGGATTCGGGGCCGGCGGGTTCGAGCGTTGGCCGGGAAGGGCGCGACGAAGAGAGAGCCGGATCCCTTGCCGTTCCCCAAAGCCCTCGAGCGAAAGGCGAAGCCTGAGGCGGGATCGGATCTTTTCGCGCCGCGCCGGCCGAGCTTGGACATCGACGCTCCCGCAATCCTTGTCGAAGTGCCGCGGGACATCCGGGCGGCGGGAGCGCCGCCCGATCTGATCGCCCGCTGGCAGAGCGCCTTGCGCCGCGTCATGACCCGCTATTTCGCCCGAGGTTTTTATACCGGAGGATTTCATTTCGGGGATCGCTGCTTTTATGTCCTGCGGCGCTCGCCCAAGTTTTAA